One stretch of Pseudomonas fragi DNA includes these proteins:
- a CDS encoding DUF4142 domain-containing protein: MKHLIGPKRFVAGCALVCSLVVAATAVAASPADFVDEAHAAGIAEIETSRMAISKTSSTDIESYAVEAIKDHTNANRDLKDLASRLGLQVSSDEQLLDKAKKLMLQVQEGDSFDAAYAANQVKAHEQAIKLYKEQAQNPESPELQAFAEKYLPKLEMHLLMAQKLVDAHHKS; this comes from the coding sequence ATGAAACACCTGATTGGCCCCAAACGCTTCGTGGCAGGTTGTGCCCTGGTCTGTTCCCTGGTCGTGGCCGCCACAGCCGTCGCAGCCAGTCCGGCAGACTTTGTTGATGAGGCCCACGCAGCAGGGATTGCGGAGATCGAAACCAGCCGTATGGCGATCAGTAAAACGTCATCTACCGATATAGAAAGCTATGCCGTGGAGGCCATCAAGGACCATACCAACGCCAACCGGGACTTGAAGGACCTGGCCAGCCGCCTCGGCCTGCAGGTGTCCAGCGACGAGCAATTGCTCGACAAGGCGAAAAAACTGATGCTGCAAGTGCAGGAGGGGGACTCGTTTGATGCGGCTTATGCGGCCAATCAGGTCAAGGCCCATGAGCAGGCCATCAAGTTGTACAAGGAGCAGGCGCAAAACCCCGAGTCACCGGAGTTGCAGGCGTTTGCCGAAAAGTATCTGCCCAAGCTGGAAATGCATCTGCTGATGGCGCAAAAACTGGTGGATGCTCACCACAAGTCCTGA
- a CDS encoding DUF6388 family protein has product MIPKESRNELALDTFIKAHPELIEEMKELSAEDRQQQILWAFEDEAESRGLEAWELALELIARSPEELKSMRLEVHQEVAEALDMSWEEYCGFNEIAV; this is encoded by the coding sequence ATGATCCCTAAAGAATCCCGTAACGAACTGGCCCTGGATACTTTTATCAAGGCGCACCCTGAACTGATCGAAGAAATGAAAGAGCTGAGCGCCGAGGACCGCCAGCAACAGATTTTGTGGGCCTTTGAAGACGAAGCCGAAAGCCGCGGCCTGGAAGCCTGGGAACTGGCTCTGGAGCTGATCGCGCGCTCCCCTGAAGAACTCAAGAGCATGCGCCTTGAAGTGCATCAGGAAGTCGCCGAAGCCCTGGACATGAGCTGGGAAGAATATTGCGGTTTCAACGAAATCGCGGTCTGA
- a CDS encoding MFS transporter, with protein MSASTTATKPLSTALILLMATATGLAVASNYYAQPLLHTIAQELGLSMGSAGTVVITAQLSYGAGLLLLVPLGDLFEQRRLIVTMTVLSALGLLLSAFAPSLTWLLIGTAMTGLFSVSAQVLVPMAASLTDPQSRGRVVGTLMSGLLLGILLARTVAGALSSAGDWRTIYLVAAALMLVSAIALFRALPNHHQSAGLSYPKLLKSVFTLFVEEPVLRLRALLGLLTFSLFALFWTPLAFLLAVPPYSFSDAVIGLFGLAGAVGAVAANWAGRMADRGKGQQATTAGLLVLLACWLPMAFAGHSLIALLIGVLALDFAVQLVHVSNQNAVFKVRPAARNRLNAGYITCYFIGGALGSLVGAQTYPTYGWDGIVVVGAVVATLALAVWAYSLQRESKLQPVG; from the coding sequence ATGTCCGCGTCTACTACTGCAACAAAGCCTCTTAGCACTGCCCTGATCCTGCTGATGGCCACCGCCACCGGCCTGGCTGTTGCCAGCAACTATTATGCCCAGCCCTTGCTGCACACCATCGCCCAGGAACTGGGCTTGAGCATGGGCAGCGCCGGCACCGTGGTCATCACGGCCCAACTCAGCTATGGCGCCGGCCTGTTGCTGCTGGTGCCGCTGGGTGATCTGTTTGAACAACGCCGCCTGATCGTCACCATGACCGTGCTCAGCGCCCTGGGTCTTCTGCTCAGCGCGTTCGCCCCTTCGTTGACCTGGCTGTTGATCGGCACGGCAATGACCGGGCTGTTTTCGGTATCGGCCCAGGTGCTGGTGCCGATGGCGGCCAGCCTGACCGACCCGCAAAGCCGTGGTCGAGTAGTCGGCACCCTGATGAGCGGGCTGTTACTGGGCATATTGCTGGCGCGCACCGTGGCGGGCGCACTGTCGTCGGCAGGTGACTGGCGCACCATTTATCTGGTGGCCGCCGCGCTGATGCTGGTCAGTGCCATCGCCCTGTTCCGTGCCCTGCCCAACCATCACCAGAGCGCAGGCCTGAGCTACCCGAAACTGCTGAAGTCGGTATTTACCCTGTTTGTCGAAGAGCCAGTACTGCGCCTGCGCGCCCTGCTGGGCCTGCTGACGTTCTCGCTGTTCGCCCTGTTCTGGACACCCCTGGCCTTTTTGCTGGCCGTACCGCCCTACAGTTTCTCGGACGCCGTGATCGGCCTGTTCGGCCTGGCCGGTGCAGTCGGTGCAGTGGCAGCCAACTGGGCCGGACGCATGGCTGATCGCGGCAAGGGGCAGCAGGCGACCACCGCCGGCCTGCTGGTGCTGCTGGCGTGCTGGCTGCCGATGGCATTTGCCGGGCACTCATTGATCGCTTTGCTGATCGGCGTACTGGCCCTGGATTTTGCCGTGCAGCTGGTCCATGTGAGCAACCAGAACGCGGTATTCAAAGTCCGCCCGGCCGCACGCAACCGCCTGAATGCCGGTTATATCACCTGCTATTTTATTGGCGGCGCTTTGGGCTCGCTGGTGGGTGCGCAAACCTACCCGACCTATGGCTGGGACGGCATTGTCGTGGTCGGCGCAGTGGTCGCGACACTGGCACTGGCGGTGTGGGCTTATAGCCTGCAGCGTGAAAGCAAGCTGCAACCGGTCGGCTAG
- a CDS encoding DUF883 family protein, with product MARKNAVQAEDQIKDQAFSELQDLIAESEKLLKDSASLIGEEGETLRAQVSLKLKQALDSVTNVRERTKPVVDATESYIGGHPWQTVAISAGFGLVVGLLLGRRN from the coding sequence ATGGCTCGAAAAAATGCCGTACAAGCTGAAGATCAAATCAAGGATCAAGCGTTCAGCGAGCTGCAAGACCTGATTGCCGAATCTGAAAAGCTGCTCAAGGACAGCGCGTCCCTGATCGGCGAAGAAGGCGAAACCCTGCGTGCGCAGGTCAGCCTCAAGCTCAAGCAGGCACTGGACTCAGTGACCAATGTGCGTGAGCGCACCAAACCTGTGGTCGACGCCACTGAAAGCTACATCGGCGGTCATCCGTGGCAGACCGTGGCCATCTCGGCCGGTTTTGGTCTGGTCGTAGGCCTGCTGCTGGGCCGTCGCAACTAA
- a CDS encoding GreA/GreB family elongation factor: MNKTAVHLLMLEKLAIDLDVLQRAAQTAYEAATHAENIAENKYDTLGLEASYLATGQARRVEEIRQALKNCRAMPLAPYDAASGIQIGALIQLEADNGSAQWLFLAPDAAGLKLEHGGQTVTVITPRSPLGAALLGKQLDDEVQINVGGAVQVFSVCETL, translated from the coding sequence ATGAACAAGACCGCAGTCCACTTGCTGATGCTGGAAAAGCTCGCCATCGACCTCGACGTGCTCCAGCGGGCAGCGCAAACCGCCTATGAAGCGGCGACCCACGCGGAAAATATCGCCGAAAACAAATACGACACCCTTGGCCTTGAAGCCTCGTATCTGGCCACGGGGCAGGCACGCCGGGTTGAAGAAATCCGTCAGGCGCTGAAAAACTGCCGGGCCATGCCCCTGGCGCCATACGACGCGGCAAGCGGCATACAGATCGGGGCGCTGATTCAACTGGAGGCTGACAACGGCAGTGCGCAGTGGCTGTTTCTCGCCCCCGATGCCGCCGGGCTCAAGCTCGAACACGGCGGACAGACGGTCACTGTGATCACCCCGCGCTCACCGCTGGGCGCTGCCTTGCTGGGCAAGCAGCTCGATGACGAAGTGCAGATCAATGTGGGCGGCGCGGTGCAGGTGTTCAGCGTTTGCGAAACGCTCTAG
- the earP gene encoding elongation factor P maturation arginine rhamnosyltransferase EarP, translating into MKASWDIFCSVVDNYGDIGVTWRLARQLVAEHQQGVRLWVDDLRAFVPLCPEADVQAARQWQQGVEVCQWPQQWQPADVADVVVEAFGCKLPEGYLQAMKARPAPALWINLEYLSAEDWVSGCHGLPSLRPDGLKRMFFFPGFTPDTGGLLREADLLQRRRAFEQDPQAKQAFLQGLGVTPASDARLISLFAYENTGLASWLDAMAAGSVPTHLLVPQGRIMGDLLRWLGVEQLSVGQVQQRGALTVQTLPFVRQQDYDLLLWSCDFNAVRGEDSFVRAQWAGRPLLWHIYEQEEDAHWVKLNAFLDLYVKGLSRPAAQAFTGLWHAWNAGADMAQSWNSLLEHWPEITAHAERWCLEQSLQADLAQALVLFYRNWI; encoded by the coding sequence ATGAAAGCCTCCTGGGATATTTTTTGCAGTGTGGTCGATAACTACGGCGACATTGGTGTGACCTGGCGCCTGGCCCGGCAGTTGGTGGCCGAGCATCAGCAGGGTGTGCGGTTGTGGGTCGATGATCTGCGGGCCTTTGTGCCGTTGTGCCCCGAGGCGGATGTGCAGGCGGCTCGGCAATGGCAGCAGGGGGTCGAAGTTTGCCAGTGGCCTCAACAGTGGCAACCGGCCGATGTCGCTGATGTGGTGGTCGAGGCATTTGGCTGCAAGTTGCCTGAAGGTTACTTGCAGGCGATGAAAGCGCGCCCGGCTCCGGCGCTGTGGATCAATCTGGAGTACCTGAGCGCGGAAGACTGGGTCAGTGGCTGTCATGGTTTGCCCTCCTTGCGCCCCGACGGCCTGAAGCGGATGTTTTTCTTTCCAGGGTTTACCCCTGATACCGGCGGGTTGCTGCGTGAGGCCGACCTGCTGCAGCGTCGCCGTGCCTTTGAGCAGGATCCGCAAGCCAAGCAGGCTTTTTTGCAGGGGCTGGGGGTTACACCGGCAAGCGATGCGCGGTTGATTTCATTGTTTGCCTATGAAAATACCGGGCTTGCCAGCTGGTTGGACGCAATGGCAGCGGGCAGTGTACCGACCCATCTGCTGGTGCCTCAGGGGCGGATTATGGGTGATCTGCTGCGCTGGCTTGGGGTTGAACAACTGTCGGTGGGGCAGGTGCAGCAACGCGGGGCCTTGACCGTGCAGACTTTACCGTTCGTCCGTCAGCAGGACTACGACCTGTTGTTATGGAGCTGTGATTTCAACGCGGTACGCGGTGAAGACTCGTTTGTGCGGGCGCAATGGGCGGGGCGCCCCCTGCTGTGGCACATCTATGAGCAGGAAGAAGACGCGCACTGGGTCAAGCTCAATGCCTTCCTTGATTTGTACGTCAAAGGCCTTTCGCGGCCGGCTGCCCAGGCATTTACCGGGCTCTGGCATGCCTGGAATGCGGGTGCCGATATGGCGCAAAGCTGGAATTCGCTGCTGGAACACTGGCCCGAGATCACCGCGCACGCCGAGCGTTGGTGTCTGGAACAGTCATTACAGGCCGATCTTGCGCAAGCGCTAGTACTGTTTTATAGAAATTGGATATGA
- a CDS encoding elongation factor P, translated as MKTGKELKPGTVIKLENDPWLVQKAEFTKSGRNSAIMKTKLKNLLTGYKTEIVYSADDKLEDVILDRKEATLSFISGDTYTFMDTTDYTMYELNAEDIEAVLPFVEEGMTDVCEAIFFEDRLVSVELPTTIVRQVDYTEGSARGDTSGKVMKPAKLKNGTELSVADFVEIGDWIEIDTRDGGSYKGRAKV; from the coding sequence ATGAAAACTGGTAAAGAGCTTAAACCCGGTACAGTCATCAAGCTCGAAAACGACCCTTGGTTGGTTCAGAAAGCTGAATTCACCAAGTCCGGTCGTAACAGCGCGATCATGAAGACCAAGCTGAAAAACCTGCTGACTGGCTACAAGACCGAAATCGTATACAGCGCTGACGACAAGCTGGAAGACGTGATCCTGGATCGCAAAGAAGCGACCCTGTCCTTCATCAGCGGCGACACCTACACGTTCATGGACACCACTGACTACACCATGTACGAGCTGAACGCTGAAGATATCGAAGCCGTTCTGCCATTCGTTGAAGAAGGCATGACCGACGTTTGCGAAGCCATCTTCTTCGAAGACCGTCTGGTTTCCGTAGAGCTGCCGACCACTATCGTGCGTCAGGTTGACTACACCGAAGGTTCCGCTCGCGGCGACACTTCGGGCAAGGTGATGAAGCCTGCCAAACTGAAAAACGGTACCGAGCTGAGCGTTGCTGATTTCGTTGAAATCGGTGACTGGATCGAAATCGATACCCGTGACGGTGGTTCCTACAAGGGCCGCGCCAAGGTTTAA
- a CDS encoding sulfite exporter TauE/SafE family protein, translating into MLIDFVMYAALGVAMGALGGLFGIGGGLIAIPVLGLWFGLDQQLAQGTALAMSVPNVFLALYRYQQRNRINLRQALPLVLMSFCFAWLGAMFAVGVDAGVIRWGFIAFLLAITLYNLIKMYTSAPPSVTGSRYGWPWFGVLGAVAGTTGGLFGVGGAVVAAPVLTSVFGTTQVVAQGLSLALAAPSTAVTLLTYAVHDEVNWVMGVPMAIGGLLSISWGVRLAHALPERMLRGLYCAFLLLCAGLLAIKA; encoded by the coding sequence ATGCTGATCGATTTTGTAATGTATGCAGCCTTGGGCGTCGCGATGGGCGCGCTGGGCGGGTTGTTCGGGATTGGCGGCGGCTTGATCGCCATTCCGGTGCTGGGGTTGTGGTTCGGGCTGGATCAGCAATTGGCGCAAGGCACGGCCCTGGCCATGTCGGTGCCCAATGTGTTTTTGGCGCTGTACCGCTATCAGCAGCGCAACCGGATCAATCTGCGTCAGGCATTGCCGCTGGTGCTGATGAGTTTTTGCTTCGCCTGGCTGGGGGCAATGTTCGCGGTCGGGGTGGATGCAGGGGTTATTCGCTGGGGCTTTATCGCCTTTTTACTGGCGATCACCCTCTACAACCTGATCAAAATGTACACCTCGGCGCCACCCTCAGTGACCGGTTCACGCTACGGCTGGCCGTGGTTCGGGGTGCTGGGGGCCGTAGCGGGCACGACCGGCGGGTTGTTTGGGGTAGGCGGGGCCGTGGTGGCGGCCCCTGTACTGACCAGCGTGTTCGGCACCACGCAGGTGGTGGCTCAGGGCCTGTCGCTGGCCCTGGCAGCGCCGAGTACTGCGGTTACCTTGCTGACGTATGCGGTGCATGACGAGGTCAACTGGGTCATGGGCGTGCCGATGGCCATCGGCGGCCTGTTGAGCATCAGCTGGGGCGTCAGGCTGGCCCACGCCCTGCCGGAGCGCATGCTGCGCGGCTTGTATTGCGCCTTTTTGCTGCTGTGCGCGGGGTTGCTGGCAATCAAGGCTTGA
- a CDS encoding LysR substrate-binding domain-containing protein, whose translation MAEFPSIDTDLLRTFAAIADHGGFTRAAEVVNRTQSAVSMQMKRLEEDVLKCALFQREGRNVSLTQEGIVLLGYARRILKLHSEVFNTLRQPQMVGTVKIGSPDDYVMRFLPGVLSRFAQDYPLINVEVHCEPSSQLLQRNDLDLTIVTRKPGTEMGQILRQERFVWMVAQGFSPHEQTPLPLAMFNTDCFCRTWACNALDIQQREYRVAYTSASLAAINAVVSTGLAVTAQLQSLLTPDLRIIGEAENLPVLPSASIVLLRKANSASSPIIECFAEYIVEGFKP comes from the coding sequence ATGGCTGAATTCCCCAGCATCGACACCGACCTGCTGCGCACCTTTGCCGCAATCGCCGATCACGGCGGTTTTACCCGTGCGGCCGAAGTGGTCAATCGCACCCAGTCGGCGGTCAGCATGCAAATGAAACGCCTGGAAGAAGACGTACTGAAATGTGCGCTATTCCAGCGCGAGGGGCGCAATGTCAGCCTGACCCAGGAAGGCATCGTGCTGCTCGGCTATGCGCGGCGCATCCTCAAGTTGCACAGCGAGGTGTTCAACACCCTGCGCCAGCCACAGATGGTGGGCACGGTAAAGATCGGCTCGCCGGATGATTATGTGATGCGCTTTCTACCCGGGGTGCTGTCGCGTTTTGCCCAGGACTACCCGCTGATCAATGTCGAGGTGCATTGCGAGCCGTCATCGCAGCTGTTGCAGCGCAACGACCTGGACCTGACCATCGTCACCCGCAAACCCGGCACCGAAATGGGCCAGATCCTGCGCCAGGAGCGTTTTGTCTGGATGGTGGCCCAGGGCTTCTCGCCCCACGAGCAAACGCCCCTGCCGCTGGCAATGTTCAATACCGACTGTTTTTGCCGAACCTGGGCCTGCAATGCGCTGGATATTCAGCAACGTGAATACCGGGTGGCCTACACCAGCGCCAGCCTGGCGGCAATCAACGCCGTGGTGAGCACCGGGCTGGCCGTGACCGCACAGCTGCAAAGCCTGCTGACGCCCGACCTGCGCATTATCGGCGAGGCCGAGAACCTGCCCGTGCTGCCCTCCGCCAGTATCGTGCTGCTGCGCAAAGCCAACAGCGCGTCGTCGCCCATTATCGAGTGCTTTGCCGAGTACATCGTTGAAGGCTTCAAGCCTTGA
- a CDS encoding DUF1127 domain-containing protein — MKGQIGRVWMARISRWYQLSRERACLRQISDAALKDLGLSRADIETESHRAFWDDPFNK; from the coding sequence ATGAAAGGTCAAATAGGCAGGGTGTGGATGGCCCGGATTTCGCGCTGGTATCAACTGTCTCGGGAGAGGGCCTGCTTGCGGCAGATCAGCGATGCGGCGCTCAAGGATCTTGGCTTGAGCAGGGCGGATATCGAAACCGAAAGCCACCGGGCTTTTTGGGATGATCCGTTTAACAAGTGA
- a CDS encoding class II 3-deoxy-7-phosphoheptulonate synthase, with the protein MSPIWTPDSWRALPIQQQPHYPDAAHLLRVEQSLASYPPLVFAGEARELRRQFAEVTQGRAFLLQGGDCAESFAEFSAAKIRDTFKVLLQMAIVMTFAAGCPVVKVGRMAGQFAKPRSANDETINGVTLPAYRGDIVNGIGFDEKSRVPDPERLLQSYHQSTATLNLLRAFAQGGFADLHQVHKWNLDFIANSALAAKYSQLADRIDETLAFMRACGMDSSPQLRETSFFTAHEALLLNYEEAFVRRDSLTNDYYDCSAHMLWIGDRTRQLDGAHVEFLRGVNNPIGVKVGPSMNNEDLIRLIDILNPDNDPGRLNLIVRMGADKVGDHLPQLIRAVEGEGKQVLWSCDPMHANTIKASSGYKTRDFAQILGEVKQFFQVHEAEGSYAGGIHIEMTGQNVTECIGGANPITEDGLSDRYHTHCDPRMNADQSLELAFLIAETLKQVKR; encoded by the coding sequence ATGAGCCCAATCTGGACCCCTGACAGCTGGCGCGCCCTGCCGATCCAGCAACAACCCCACTACCCGGACGCTGCACACCTGCTGCGCGTCGAGCAAAGCCTGGCCAGTTACCCGCCGCTGGTGTTTGCCGGGGAAGCCCGCGAGCTGCGCCGCCAGTTTGCCGAAGTCACTCAAGGTCGGGCGTTTCTGCTTCAGGGCGGCGATTGCGCTGAAAGTTTTGCCGAATTTTCGGCGGCGAAGATTCGCGACACCTTCAAGGTGTTGCTGCAAATGGCCATTGTCATGACCTTCGCGGCAGGTTGCCCGGTGGTCAAGGTCGGTCGCATGGCCGGGCAATTCGCCAAGCCGCGCTCGGCCAATGATGAAACCATCAACGGCGTGACCCTGCCCGCCTACCGTGGCGATATCGTCAACGGCATCGGCTTTGATGAAAAAAGCCGTGTGCCGGATCCGGAGCGCCTGCTGCAGTCCTACCACCAGTCCACCGCCACCCTGAACCTGCTGCGCGCCTTTGCCCAGGGCGGTTTTGCCGACCTGCACCAGGTACATAAGTGGAACCTGGACTTTATCGCCAACTCGGCGCTGGCGGCAAAATACAGCCAACTGGCCGACCGCATCGACGAGACCCTGGCGTTTATGCGCGCCTGCGGCATGGACAGCTCGCCGCAACTGCGTGAAACCAGCTTCTTTACCGCCCACGAAGCGCTGCTGCTCAACTACGAAGAAGCCTTTGTACGGCGCGACAGCCTGACCAACGATTACTACGATTGCTCGGCACATATGCTGTGGATCGGCGACCGCACGCGCCAGCTGGACGGCGCCCATGTCGAGTTCCTGCGCGGGGTCAACAACCCGATCGGGGTCAAGGTCGGCCCGAGCATGAACAACGAAGACCTGATCCGCCTGATCGATATCCTCAACCCGGACAACGACCCGGGCCGTCTCAACCTGATCGTGCGCATGGGTGCCGACAAGGTCGGCGATCACCTGCCGCAACTGATCCGCGCCGTGGAAGGTGAAGGCAAGCAGGTGCTGTGGAGCTGCGACCCGATGCACGCCAACACCATCAAGGCCAGCAGCGGCTACAAGACCCGCGACTTTGCGCAGATCCTGGGTGAGGTGAAGCAGTTCTTCCAGGTGCATGAGGCAGAAGGCAGCTATGCCGGCGGCATTCATATCGAGATGACCGGGCAAAACGTCACCGAATGCATCGGTGGCGCCAACCCGATTACCGAAGACGGCCTGTCGGACCGCTATCACACCCACTGCGACCCGCGCATGAACGCCGATCAGTCGCTGGAACTGGCATTTTTGATTGCCGAGACGCTCAAGCAGGTCAAGCGCTGA
- a CDS encoding spermidine synthase, which produces MSEERVERLLAEVHDDFGMIRVLEVADYRFLEFGDAIEQSCVFTADPSWLEYDYTRAMLIGALCHDAPESALFLGLGAGTLTQACLKFLPLEDVEAIELRPDVPRLAIEYLGLDDDPRLFIRIGDALELLDSAEPADLIFVDLYNDLGPAAGHLAWTFLESCQKKLAPNGWLIINQWATDDGKPLGAALLRGLYHRHYWELPVKEGNVILMVPADLEQTLDIDALTVRAQALAPRLGYSLESLIKAIRPAT; this is translated from the coding sequence ATGTCTGAGGAGCGCGTAGAGCGTCTGCTCGCCGAAGTTCACGATGACTTCGGCATGATTCGGGTACTGGAGGTGGCTGACTACCGTTTCCTCGAATTTGGCGATGCAATCGAGCAAAGTTGCGTGTTCACCGCTGACCCCAGCTGGCTGGAGTACGATTACACCCGTGCCATGCTGATCGGTGCGTTGTGCCATGACGCCCCGGAAAGCGCGTTGTTCCTGGGGCTGGGCGCCGGAACCCTGACCCAGGCCTGCCTGAAATTCTTGCCCCTGGAAGATGTCGAAGCCATCGAGCTGCGCCCTGATGTGCCACGCCTGGCCATTGAATACCTGGGCCTGGACGATGATCCGCGGTTATTTATACGCATTGGCGATGCGCTTGAACTTTTGGACAGTGCCGAGCCGGCGGACCTGATTTTTGTCGATCTGTACAACGACCTGGGTCCGGCTGCGGGGCACCTGGCCTGGACCTTCCTTGAAAGCTGCCAGAAAAAACTGGCCCCCAACGGCTGGCTGATCATCAACCAGTGGGCCACCGATGATGGCAAGCCGCTAGGTGCTGCCCTGTTGCGCGGCCTGTATCACCGCCATTACTGGGAGCTGCCGGTCAAGGAGGGTAACGTGATCCTGATGGTGCCTGCCGATCTGGAACAGACCCTGGACATCGACGCGCTGACCGTTCGTGCGCAAGCCCTGGCACCGCGTCTGGGCTATTCGCTGGAGTCGCTGATCAAGGCAATTCGCCCGGCAACCTGA
- a CDS encoding DEAD/DEAH box helicase, which translates to MTQETGGFAAFNLNPNILSAVIATGYEEPSAIQQQSIPIIMAGHDMIGQAQTGTGKTAAFALPILHRIDPAKREPQALILAPTRELALQVATAFETYAKQMPGVTVVAVYGGAPMGPQLKAIRNGAQIVVATPGRLCDHLRRDEKVLSTVNHLVLDEADEMLKLGFMDDLEVIFKALPPTRQTVLFSATLPQSIRAIAERHLRDPQHVKIQTKTQTVTAIEQAHLLVHADQKTSAVLSLLEVEDFDALIMFVRTKQATLDLASALEAKGYKAAALNGDIAQNQRERVIDSLKDGRLDIVVATDVAARGLDVPRITHVFNVDMPYDPESYVHRIGRTGRAGREGRALLLVTPRERRMLQVIERVTGQKVAEVRLPDAQAVLDARIKKLTNSLTPLVADAEATHGDLLDRLIADIGCSPRALAAALLRKATNGQALTLAAIERERPLVPNSAPRERSERSGDRPDRGDRERRAPVPLAEGRARCRTALGARDGIAAKNLLGAILNEGGLAREAIGRIQVRDSFSLVELPEAGLEGLLAKLKDTRVAGKQLKLRRYRED; encoded by the coding sequence ATGACCCAGGAAACCGGCGGCTTCGCCGCTTTTAATCTTAACCCGAACATTCTTTCTGCTGTCATCGCGACTGGCTACGAAGAACCTTCGGCTATTCAGCAGCAATCGATCCCGATCATCATGGCCGGTCACGACATGATTGGTCAGGCGCAAACCGGTACGGGTAAAACCGCCGCGTTCGCCCTGCCGATCCTGCACCGCATCGATCCTGCTAAGCGCGAGCCGCAAGCCCTGATCCTGGCGCCAACCCGTGAGTTGGCGCTGCAAGTAGCAACCGCTTTCGAAACCTACGCCAAGCAAATGCCGGGCGTTACCGTTGTGGCCGTTTACGGCGGCGCCCCTATGGGTCCACAACTGAAAGCAATCCGTAATGGCGCACAGATCGTTGTCGCCACTCCGGGCCGTCTGTGCGACCACCTGCGTCGTGACGAAAAAGTGCTGTCGACCGTGAACCACCTGGTTCTGGACGAAGCTGACGAAATGTTGAAACTGGGTTTCATGGACGATCTTGAAGTTATCTTCAAGGCACTTCCGCCAACCCGTCAGACCGTATTGTTCTCGGCAACCTTGCCGCAGTCGATCCGTGCCATTGCCGAACGCCATCTGCGCGATCCGCAACACGTGAAGATCCAGACCAAGACTCAGACCGTTACCGCGATCGAACAGGCTCACCTGTTGGTTCACGCTGACCAGAAGACCTCGGCTGTATTGAGCCTGCTGGAAGTTGAAGATTTCGACGCCCTGATCATGTTCGTTCGCACCAAGCAAGCGACCCTGGACCTGGCCAGCGCCCTTGAAGCCAAAGGCTACAAGGCTGCAGCACTGAACGGCGACATCGCCCAGAACCAGCGTGAGCGCGTGATCGACTCCCTCAAGGATGGCCGTCTGGACATCGTTGTGGCGACCGACGTTGCTGCTCGTGGTCTCGATGTTCCACGTATCACTCACGTGTTCAACGTTGACATGCCTTACGATCCAGAGTCCTACGTTCACCGTATCGGCCGTACTGGCCGTGCCGGTCGCGAAGGTCGCGCACTGCTGCTGGTGACTCCGCGTGAGCGCCGCATGCTGCAAGTGATCGAGCGTGTAACGGGTCAGAAGGTTGCGGAAGTCCGCCTGCCGGATGCCCAGGCTGTTCTGGATGCTCGCATCAAGAAGTTGACCAACAGCCTGACGCCGCTGGTTGCTGACGCTGAAGCCACTCACGGTGATCTGCTGGATCGCCTGATTGCTGATATCGGTTGCAGCCCGCGTGCCCTGGCCGCTGCTCTGCTGCGCAAGGCCACCAACGGTCAGGCCCTGACCCTGGCTGCCATCGAGCGTGAGCGTCCACTGGTGCCGAACAGCGCACCGCGTGAGCGTTCCGAGCGTTCGGGTGACCGTCCGGATCGTGGTGATCGTGAGCGTCGTGCTCCGGTTCCATTGGCCGAAGGCCGTGCTCGTTGCCGTACCGCGCTGGGTGCGCGTGACGGTATCGCTGCCAAGAACCTGCTGGGCGCTATCCTCAACGAGGGTGGCCTGGCGCGTGAAGCGATCGGTCGCATCCAGGTGCGTGACAGCTTCAGCCTGGTAGAACTGCCGGAAGCCGGTCTGGAAGGTTTGCTGGCCAAACTGAAAGACACCCGCGTTGCTGGCAAGCAGTTGAAACTGCGTCGCTACCGCGAAGATTAA